Part of the Blastocatellia bacterium genome is shown below.
TGTAACTGAAAAGCTGCCCAATAATAAGGCAATTGCCATTTAGGTTCTTTCATCAGTGAAAGTTGTGCTGTTCGTAATGCTTCTGAAGGTGTTAGTTTTGAATTAAATATTTCTCTATAAAACTTTACCATTAATTCCGCAGTTGCTTGATCATTAGTATTCCATAAACTTACTACTAAACGTTTTGTTCCTGCATGCATAAAAGCATGTGTTAAACCTATTAACCCTTCTCCACTAACTTCTTTACCTAAAGCAGTTTGGCAAGCACTAAGTGTTATCATCTCAGCATCAAACCTTAAATTAAAAATTTCATTGAGTGTTAAAAAGCCATTTATTTCTTTTCCCTCTTTATCTATCAAAGATAACACCAAAGCTGTAAATTGTGGGTTTTCACTATCTACTAGTCCATGTGTAGCAAAATGAATATATTGATATTTCTTCAAATTTCTATTAGTTATATTGTTAAGATTAGCATCAAAACCAAGACAAGCCTCTGATTGGTCATAAGGTAAAAAGCTAGTTATAGTTTTTATTTCTTCACCTGTAAATTTTAATCTTGTTAGTTTGCCACCAAATCTAATAAATGGTTTCTCTAAAATAGTTCTGGATAATTTTTCATTTTGACTCTTTAGATGTCCTATTTTCTTAAGTTTCTGCTTTGCTTCTTTACTAAATAAACTCTCTCTAATCCTTACATCGTCATATCCAAATATTGGATCACCAAAAAGAATTATTGTTTTAGCGGTAGCAATATTATGTGAGTTTTTTTGTTTTAGTAATAGTAGTGTAGAAATAGAAGGCTCAGTTACTATTGTATGGTTAACAATTAATGGTAAATATTGTTTAGAAGGGAGTTTTTTTATTTTTGGTTCTGCAAGTGTACTAAATGAAATAAAGTTGAGTATTCCATCAGCAACTATCACAAGACGTTTTTTATCCAATTTATCAATGGCAGGTAGTAGTAATAAATCGCTTAATTCAGTAGCTAGATTCTCATAGTCTTTTCTAACAAGCCTTGCTTTTCCTTTTAACCCAAAGTCCATATTTGTACTTAAAGAATTATATAGATCTTTTGCTTTTTTATTGATAATACTTCGTTTTGCAAGCCGATAACTAGCAAAGTGATTAAAGCTAACTACCCATAAATAACTATCATTTTCACCTAAACAGTATTCTAAAAGCACAGTATTTTGATCAAGTATTTCTCTTTGAATTTCTTCTAAAGAAATTGGTTTAGGTTTATTTAATGTAGCATAAATAGTGCTTCCATTTTTTATTTTAAGCTCAATTTGTTCTAGTTCTTTATTAATTTCTTTAATTTCTTTCTGTAACTTAAAAATTTCCTCTTTTGATAATTTTTTATCACCTAATTGAGCTTTCAATAAAGCCGCCGTTTTTTCATTTAATTCTTCATTTAAGTC
Proteins encoded:
- a CDS encoding CHAT domain-containing protein: MNRSLELDTKIGNLSGKTHTLNFIGVVYIELGDNQKALAALYEALNLNIKLGDISGQATAYNSIGGFYFYLANFDDALEFFNKALELRTKLGDLIGINEILSNLGAIYKKKKGNKEAALKCLNKALNIQLELKEIVAQAVTLNTIAVIYIEQKKYDKALNYLEKSLELNKTTGNLSQEASNLINFGIVYEAKRELEKALEFSNQALEIYKSIKNPIGQSEALFIIASIKCNTNNLDQALESIKESIEIVESSRDNIKIQDLRTSYFSSAQDKYKFYIDLLMQLHRQQPLVGYDIQAFIVNENSHAHTLLDLVNQSKVDIRKGLNVELIKQEEDLNEELNEKTAALLKAQLGDKKLSKEEIFKLQKEIKEINKELEQIELKIKNGSTIYATLNKPKPISLEEIQREILDQNTVLLEYCLGENDSYLWVVSFNHFASYRLAKRSIINKKAKDLYNSLSTNMDFGLKGKARLVRKDYENLATELSDLLLLPAIDKLDKKRLVIVADGILNFISFSTLAEPKIKKLPSKQYLPLIVNHTIVTEPSISTLLLLKQKNSHNIATAKTIILFGDPIFGYDDVRIRESLFSKEAKQKLKKIGHLKSQNEKLSRTILEKPFIRFGGKLTRLKFTGEEIKTITSFLPYDQSEACLGFDANLNNITNRNLKKYQYIHFATHGLVDSENPQFTALVLSLIDKEGKEINGFLTLNEIFNLRFDAEMITLSACQTALGKEVSGEGLIGLTHAFMHAGTKRLVVSLWNTNDQATAELMVKFYREIFNSKLTPSEALRTAQLSLMKEPKWQLPYYWAAFQLQGEW